A region from the Deltaproteobacteria bacterium genome encodes:
- a CDS encoding alpha/beta hydrolase, whose translation MADDPRSGFTEVQGIRMHYREWGDPAAPDLLLVHGWTNYSLGWAGVAEHFAGRYHVVAPDLRGHGESDKPVTGYRLRDFAEDVHQLIANLKLDRPAYAGHSWGGNIGTMLAADHPEDISRAFLEDPVYWRMQHAFVTALPGALARLARPEEEIRAEARKNGLSPEQEDWEVYRNRHFSPHALTRLLTDNRDWALASEERLRRIQVPTLILVGDATVSPQPGAILAQELGHLQSIASPQVVFEFWEGVGHMMRGTRPDAYNERLEQWLAGS comes from the coding sequence ATGGCTGACGACCCCCGTAGCGGTTTCACCGAGGTGCAAGGCATCCGCATGCACTACCGGGAGTGGGGCGACCCCGCGGCCCCGGACCTGCTGCTGGTGCACGGCTGGACCAACTACAGCCTGGGCTGGGCGGGCGTGGCCGAGCACTTCGCCGGGCGCTACCACGTGGTGGCGCCGGATCTGCGGGGACACGGCGAGTCGGACAAGCCCGTCACGGGCTACCGCCTGCGCGACTTCGCCGAGGACGTGCACCAGCTCATCGCCAACCTGAAGCTCGATCGCCCGGCCTACGCCGGCCACTCCTGGGGCGGCAACATCGGCACCATGCTGGCGGCGGACCATCCCGAGGACATCTCCCGCGCCTTCCTGGAGGACCCGGTGTACTGGCGCATGCAGCACGCCTTCGTCACCGCCCTCCCCGGCGCGCTGGCGCGGCTCGCGCGCCCCGAGGAGGAGATCCGCGCCGAGGCCCGAAAGAACGGCCTCTCGCCGGAACAGGAGGACTGGGAGGTCTACCGCAACCGCCACTTCTCGCCCCACGCCCTGACCCGGCTCCTCACCGACAACCGCGACTGGGCGCTGGCGTCCGAGGAGCGCCTGCGGCGCATCCAGGTGCCGACGCTGATCCTGGTGGGGGACGCCACGGTGTCGCCGCAACCGGGCGCCATTCTCGCCCAGGAGCTGGGCCATCTCCAGAGCATCGCCTCGCCGCAGGTGGTCTTCGAGTTCTGGGAAGGCGTGGGCCACATGATGCGCGGCACCCGGCCCGACGCCTACAACGAACGGCTGGAACAGTGGCTGGCGGGAAGCTGA
- a CDS encoding MFS transporter — protein sequence MPDSTPPPIRIWSNPTLLIAGFSGLLASLDTSVNIAFPAITDAFGINLMSIQWVVVSYVLTHASLLLGCGRLADIFGHWRILTIGLLISTVAFAVCGFAQTFAWLLMGRILQGVGVALVFGSAPALVTLAVSGAERGRALGFYQMNTATGYAMGPLLGGVLVDAFGWRGVYLYRALPALLIAWLTSGRVQSGQRATSGERFDLLGAVTLTLSAGALLLAMTRSRDLGWTAPEVIVLALVGVVSLAVFLVTEKRVAAPVVNLDLFRRPAFTLANLLNLAANATRFPIGLLVPYYAVNILGFRGILVGLLLFAPAVMTIVAAAFAGRLSDRIGTGGLSSAGLAVQSVGLWLGSGLDASSDYPTAALSLCLVGLGLGTFQVPNMSFVMGAIPREHQGVAGSINQMMRTAGIVFGVTGASLLFERWRVSHADLGEVDAFVTAFQLVFLTAAVLCGLAAAASLFRRGGKRQDRTGQDKADAESSGA from the coding sequence TTGCCCGACTCGACACCACCACCGATCCGGATCTGGTCGAACCCGACCCTGCTCATCGCCGGGTTCAGCGGCCTGCTGGCGTCCCTCGATACTTCGGTCAACATCGCTTTCCCGGCCATCACCGACGCGTTCGGCATCAACCTGATGTCCATCCAATGGGTGGTGGTGAGCTACGTGCTGACCCACGCCAGCCTGCTGCTCGGTTGCGGGCGTTTGGCGGACATCTTCGGCCACTGGCGCATCCTCACCATCGGCCTCCTGATCAGCACCGTGGCGTTCGCCGTATGCGGCTTCGCCCAGACCTTTGCCTGGCTGCTCATGGGGCGGATACTCCAGGGGGTGGGAGTGGCGCTGGTTTTCGGCTCGGCCCCGGCGCTGGTGACACTGGCCGTCAGCGGCGCGGAACGCGGGCGGGCGCTTGGCTTCTACCAGATGAACACGGCCACGGGGTACGCCATGGGGCCGCTTCTGGGCGGCGTGCTGGTGGACGCCTTCGGCTGGCGCGGCGTCTACCTTTACCGGGCGCTGCCCGCCCTGCTCATCGCATGGCTCACTTCCGGCCGCGTCCAATCCGGGCAACGGGCGACCTCCGGCGAGCGGTTCGACCTTCTCGGCGCAGTGACCCTGACCCTGAGCGCCGGCGCTCTTCTGCTGGCCATGACCCGGAGCCGCGACCTCGGCTGGACGGCGCCGGAGGTGATCGTGCTCGCGCTGGTCGGCGTGGTCAGCCTGGCGGTCTTCCTCGTCACCGAAAAACGGGTGGCCGCGCCGGTCGTCAACCTCGACCTGTTCCGCCGGCCGGCCTTCACCCTCGCCAACCTGCTCAACCTGGCGGCCAACGCCACCCGGTTCCCCATCGGCCTGCTGGTCCCCTACTATGCCGTGAACATCCTGGGCTTCCGGGGGATTCTGGTCGGCCTGCTCCTCTTCGCGCCCGCGGTCATGACCATTGTCGCCGCCGCCTTCGCCGGCCGCCTGTCCGACCGCATCGGCACCGGCGGCCTGAGCTCCGCCGGCCTGGCCGTCCAGTCCGTGGGCCTGTGGCTGGGCAGCGGCCTCGACGCAAGCTCCGACTACCCCACCGCCGCCCTGTCCCTGTGCCTCGTGGGACTCGGCCTAGGCACCTTCCAGGTGCCCAACATGAGCTTCGTCATGGGCGCCATCCCCCGCGAGCACCAGGGCGTCGCCGGCAGCATCAACCAGATGATGCGCACCGCCGGCATCGTCTTCGGCGTCACCGGAGCCAGCCTGCTGTTCGAACGCTGGCGCGTCTCCCACGCCGACCTGGGAGAGGTGGACGCCTTCGTGACCGCCTTCCAGCTCGTGTTCCTGACCGCCGCGGTGCTGTGCGGCCTGGCCGCGGCCGCGTCGCTGTTCCGCCGTGGCGGGAAGAGGCAGGACCGCACCGGGCAGGACAAGGCGGACGCGGAATCATCGGGTGCGTAG
- a CDS encoding RidA family protein, producing the protein MSIERIRPQVWNSRAVVHGDLVYLSGLVADDKSLSTKGQTEQVLAKIDDVLAAAGTNKSRILTSTVYLADIDAKDEMNEAWMAWIDKDNLPARAAIGVDLTPGTQVEIMVCAAK; encoded by the coding sequence ATGAGCATTGAACGAATCAGACCGCAGGTTTGGAACAGCCGCGCCGTGGTGCACGGCGATCTGGTGTACCTGTCCGGCCTGGTGGCGGACGACAAGTCCCTGTCCACGAAAGGCCAGACGGAACAGGTGCTGGCCAAGATCGACGACGTCCTCGCCGCCGCTGGCACCAATAAGTCCCGCATCCTTACGTCCACCGTCTATCTCGCCGACATCGACGCCAAGGACGAGATGAACGAAGCCTGGATGGCCTGGATCGACAAGGACAACCTCCCGGCCCGGGCCGCCATCGGCGTGGACCTCACCCCGGGCACCCAGGTGGAGATCATGGTCTGCGCGGCAAAGTAG
- a CDS encoding DUF2442 domain-containing protein, which translates to MSHPIYRVISFEVEAPYTLRIRFDDKTEQVIDFQAVLEGELFGPLRDPSLFNQVRIDPEVHTLIWPNGADFDPATLHDWPIQLPELKKLVERWSLASARH; encoded by the coding sequence ATGAGTCACCCCATCTATCGTGTGATTTCCTTTGAAGTTGAAGCGCCGTACACGCTTCGCATTCGGTTTGACGACAAGACGGAACAGGTCATAGACTTCCAGGCCGTATTGGAGGGCGAACTGTTCGGTCCCCTTCGTGATCCGTCCCTTTTCAACCAAGTCCGAATCGATCCGGAAGTCCATACTCTGATCTGGCCGAACGGCGCCGACTTCGACCCCGCCACCCTGCACGACTGGCCTATCCAACTTCCAGAACTAAAAAAGTTGGTCGAGCGTTGGTCGCTCGCGAGTGCAAGGCATTGA
- a CDS encoding DUF4160 domain-containing protein, with protein MPEICRFFGIIIRMYVEPLGIHNRPHFHAYHQDAVAVYAIDTIELIAGQLPRRQQRLVEAWAELHHEELLADWRRLQSGRMLLKIDPLQ; from the coding sequence ATGCCTGAGATCTGCCGATTTTTCGGCATCATCATACGCATGTACGTTGAGCCTCTCGGTATTCATAACCGTCCCCACTTCCACGCCTACCACCAGGATGCCGTCGCTGTGTACGCCATTGACACCATTGAGTTGATTGCGGGACAATTGCCAAGGCGACAGCAGCGTCTGGTCGAGGCTTGGGCGGAATTGCATCACGAGGAATTGCTGGCCGACTGGCGACGGTTGCAATCAGGGCGGATGCTCCTGAAAATTGACCCTCTTCAATGA
- a CDS encoding amidohydrolase family protein, whose protein sequence is MIIDCDTHIMPEDAFDYVPEEFRDKAPFPVYSEEGLLIDMEFPGGPPEVHGVTPLGAPGSGAKMKGLVDLQVRLDEMPVLGVDQQFVLPQFSGWWTYMIEPELASAIARSYNLSNLRMMERHDCLVGVAIVQLQDVPAAIREMEWAQKEGFCAVVLDKVFPVQDHPYGESLGSHKELWPFFARAEEMEMPIFLHNIQHGHRISNLPNFQKDGLYLFAPQEGQVSLVSLVTSGLLDDFPGLQFIFTEAGTGFIRPLVERLDAAFAGPPVDYDGDADADVMRGVKAKLRRHRAFYGPEVFLEKNKQPASHYFRNNFYFTIETEEAALPDAIDFLGAERFLFATDYPHDDPGGSMKFRDVQLLAVNKNISEETKELIRHGNAERLFKLDRGAKRATIDR, encoded by the coding sequence GTGATCATCGACTGCGATACCCACATAATGCCCGAGGACGCCTTTGACTATGTGCCCGAGGAGTTCCGCGACAAGGCGCCCTTCCCCGTGTACAGCGAAGAGGGCCTGCTCATCGACATGGAGTTCCCCGGCGGGCCGCCCGAGGTCCACGGCGTCACGCCGCTGGGCGCGCCGGGCTCCGGCGCCAAGATGAAGGGGCTCGTGGACCTGCAGGTGCGGCTCGACGAGATGCCCGTGCTCGGCGTGGACCAACAGTTCGTGTTGCCGCAGTTCTCCGGCTGGTGGACCTACATGATCGAGCCGGAGCTGGCCTCGGCCATTGCCCGCTCCTACAACCTCTCCAACCTGCGCATGATGGAGCGCCACGACTGCCTCGTGGGCGTGGCCATCGTGCAACTCCAGGACGTGCCCGCCGCCATCCGCGAGATGGAGTGGGCGCAGAAGGAGGGGTTTTGCGCGGTGGTGCTGGACAAGGTCTTCCCGGTGCAGGACCACCCCTACGGCGAGAGCCTCGGCAGCCACAAGGAGCTGTGGCCGTTCTTCGCGCGGGCCGAGGAAATGGAGATGCCCATCTTCCTGCACAACATCCAGCACGGCCACCGCATCAGCAACCTGCCCAACTTCCAGAAGGACGGCCTCTACCTCTTCGCGCCCCAGGAGGGGCAGGTGAGCCTGGTGTCGCTGGTGACCAGCGGCTTGCTGGACGATTTCCCCGGCCTCCAGTTCATCTTCACCGAGGCGGGCACCGGTTTCATCCGGCCCCTGGTGGAAAGGCTCGACGCGGCCTTCGCCGGCCCACCCGTCGACTACGATGGGGATGCCGATGCCGACGTCATGCGCGGGGTGAAGGCCAAGTTGCGCCGCCACCGGGCGTTCTACGGCCCCGAGGTGTTCCTGGAGAAGAACAAGCAGCCGGCCAGCCACTACTTCCGCAACAACTTCTACTTCACCATCGAGACCGAGGAAGCCGCGTTGCCCGACGCCATCGACTTCCTGGGAGCCGAGCGCTTCCTCTTCGCCACCGACTACCCACACGACGACCCCGGCGGCAGCATGAAGTTCCGCGACGTCCAGCTCCTGGCCGTCAACAAGAACATCTCGGAAGAGACCAAAGAACTCATCCGCCACGGCAACGCGGAGCGGTTGTTCAAGCTGGACAGGGGGGCGAAGCGAGCGACTATTGATCGGTAG
- a CDS encoding hydantoinase B/oxoprolinase family protein — protein sequence MALDPITSEVVMSRLREITASMAHALFHSGYSPILRESQDGTAGLTDGTGRVIMVGGGLQYHSLLYTQAVTGVLERYPAEKMREGDSFVSNDPYKAGNSHVPDMVVVTPAFHEGKVVAFGVSVAHKADVGGLVPGSSGAGAREIFHDGILLPPVRFTTAEGVLPEVEAILRNNSRIPDVVLGDLRGQAGATRLGAIRFQELLEEYGAETLLGTIDELMTRTTARVRAEIASWPDGEFEAEGFLDHDGVDRSKPVRIHVRAIKAGDRLTLDFSGTDPQAPGPMNTTRVTARAVSTQAVLAASDPSIPMNAGAFEAVDFNIPPGLIISPQFPATVNHYFPTSHLVYNCVLAAIGKFNPNRAVAPSGLGTGAIAVGYKQSRSAGRPTVQYEIMITSLGGTSDHDGAAIVMPVNHFAPGTPVEILETEYPVAVRRYELWQDSAGAGRWRGGTGFIREYEFLTDCMLTIRSANHREASWGLNGGGRPPTSRTTIQNPGEDPSDADILESRPLRAGARLAIYRSGGGGYGDPRERPAELVRQDVEDGYVSREQAGEVYGLGDAEG from the coding sequence ATGGCTCTTGACCCGATCACCAGCGAAGTCGTGATGAGCCGGCTGCGGGAGATCACCGCGTCCATGGCGCACGCGCTGTTCCACAGCGGCTACTCGCCGATCCTGCGGGAATCGCAGGACGGCACCGCCGGGCTGACCGACGGCACCGGACGCGTGATCATGGTGGGCGGCGGCCTGCAGTACCATTCCCTGCTGTACACGCAGGCGGTGACCGGCGTCTTGGAGCGCTACCCGGCGGAGAAGATGCGGGAGGGGGACTCGTTCGTTTCCAACGATCCCTACAAGGCGGGCAACAGCCATGTCCCCGACATGGTGGTGGTGACGCCCGCCTTTCACGAAGGCAAGGTGGTCGCGTTCGGGGTGAGCGTGGCCCACAAGGCGGACGTCGGCGGGCTGGTGCCGGGCTCGAGCGGCGCGGGCGCGCGCGAGATCTTCCACGACGGCATCCTGCTGCCGCCGGTGCGTTTCACCACCGCCGAGGGCGTCCTGCCCGAGGTGGAGGCGATCCTGCGCAACAACAGCCGCATCCCGGACGTGGTGCTCGGCGACCTGCGCGGACAGGCCGGCGCCACGAGACTAGGGGCGATCCGGTTCCAGGAACTGCTGGAGGAGTATGGCGCGGAAACCCTGCTGGGCACCATCGACGAGCTGATGACGCGCACGACCGCGCGGGTGCGGGCCGAAATCGCCTCCTGGCCGGACGGGGAGTTCGAGGCCGAGGGGTTCCTCGACCACGACGGCGTGGACCGGTCGAAGCCGGTGCGCATCCACGTGCGCGCCATCAAGGCCGGGGACCGGTTGACCCTCGATTTCTCCGGTACCGACCCTCAGGCCCCCGGACCCATGAACACCACGCGGGTCACGGCCCGGGCGGTCTCGACGCAGGCGGTGCTCGCGGCCTCGGACCCGAGCATCCCGATGAACGCGGGCGCGTTCGAGGCCGTGGACTTCAACATACCGCCGGGACTCATCATCAGCCCGCAGTTCCCGGCCACCGTCAACCACTACTTCCCGACCTCGCACTTGGTCTACAACTGCGTCCTCGCCGCCATCGGCAAGTTCAACCCGAACCGTGCGGTGGCCCCCTCCGGCCTCGGCACCGGCGCCATCGCCGTGGGCTACAAGCAGAGCCGCTCGGCGGGCCGTCCCACCGTACAGTACGAGATCATGATCACCTCGCTGGGAGGCACCAGCGACCACGACGGCGCGGCCATCGTGATGCCGGTCAACCACTTCGCCCCCGGCACGCCGGTGGAGATCCTGGAGACCGAGTACCCCGTCGCCGTGCGCCGCTACGAGCTCTGGCAGGACTCCGCCGGCGCCGGACGCTGGCGCGGCGGCACGGGCTTCATCCGCGAGTACGAGTTCCTCACCGACTGCATGCTCACCATCCGCTCCGCCAACCACCGTGAGGCCTCCTGGGGCCTCAACGGCGGCGGCCGCCCGCCCACCTCCCGGACCACCATCCAGAACCCCGGCGAGGACCCCTCCGACGCCGACATCCTGGAAAGCCGCCCGCTACGCGCCGGCGCCAGGCTAGCCATCTACCGCAGCGGCGGCGGCGGCTACGGCGACCCCAGGGAACGCCCCGCCGAGCTGGTGCGGCAGGATGTGGAGGATGGGTACGTGTCGCGGGAGCAGGCGGGGGAGGTGTACGGGCTTGGCGACGCGGAGGGTTGA
- a CDS encoding hydantoinase/oxoprolinase family protein, with the protein MASWMVGIDTGGSFTDLIAFDPNTGERRIAKVPSQPADPSAAVMNALDELFQSGVDPGGIEFLVHGTTVATNAILESKGARTGLLITRGFRAVYEGRGWSQPAPEDLADPFYVKPALLAPQALTEEITERLDYLGNVRTPLDEDDVRRAVASLKEKEVEAVAVNFLFSFRNSEHEERTAAIVAEMAPEWRVSVSSRILPTIREYPRLSTTVIDAFVGRSMETYLLRLVDRLRGAGIETPQIFLMQSNGGLMRMNVGARYPNQTLLSGPAAGVVSGIELAGRLGRRNLVTFDMGGTSTDISVIRDGRSEETTAGRIAGQDLATPMLAVHTLGAGGGTIAWIGKDGLMKVGPRSAGADPGPACYGRGGELPTVTDANLLLGALGDSSALGGRLRLDRSCAEAAVRASLAEPLGLDVVQAAAGILRIVNNNMAVELRLALQFRGVDPRGFVLVAFGGAGPLHAGVLAEELRIPAVLVPPNPGLNSALGLLQTQVRHLYLVSDLGLVSDYDPARMNQRFEELRQRAVEDIREEHFELSDAVFRRQVDMRYLHQGYELSVDCPDREIMEADKAGLKAAFDELHGKVYGLSARDEDAEIVTFRLLAEIAVPRLAPPPLETGDAGVEHAVIGRRPLFDLKREEFVEAAVLDRGRLLAGNRIDGPAVIEQLDATTVVPESQHATVDAFGNLVIERGGNDGS; encoded by the coding sequence ATGGCATCGTGGATGGTCGGCATCGATACCGGAGGCTCCTTCACCGACCTGATCGCGTTCGATCCGAACACGGGTGAACGGCGCATCGCCAAGGTCCCTTCGCAGCCGGCGGATCCGTCGGCCGCGGTGATGAACGCCCTCGATGAGTTGTTCCAGTCCGGAGTCGACCCGGGTGGCATCGAGTTCCTGGTTCACGGCACCACGGTGGCCACCAACGCCATCCTGGAAAGCAAGGGCGCGCGCACGGGCCTGCTCATCACCCGCGGCTTCCGGGCGGTGTACGAGGGGCGCGGCTGGTCGCAGCCGGCGCCCGAGGACCTGGCGGATCCCTTCTACGTCAAACCCGCGCTGCTGGCGCCCCAAGCGCTCACCGAAGAGATCACCGAGCGCCTCGACTATCTCGGCAACGTGCGGACGCCGCTCGACGAGGACGACGTCCGGCGCGCGGTGGCGAGCCTGAAGGAGAAGGAAGTCGAGGCGGTGGCCGTCAACTTCCTGTTCAGCTTCCGGAACTCCGAGCACGAGGAACGCACCGCGGCCATCGTCGCCGAGATGGCGCCGGAATGGCGCGTGTCCGTGTCGTCGCGCATCCTGCCCACCATCCGCGAGTATCCGCGGCTCTCCACCACGGTCATCGACGCGTTCGTGGGCAGGTCCATGGAGACCTACCTGCTGCGGCTCGTGGACCGGCTGCGCGGCGCCGGCATCGAGACGCCGCAGATCTTCCTCATGCAGTCCAACGGCGGGCTGATGCGCATGAACGTCGGCGCCCGCTATCCCAACCAGACGCTGCTCTCGGGCCCGGCGGCCGGGGTGGTGTCGGGCATCGAGCTGGCCGGGCGCCTGGGACGGCGGAACCTCGTCACCTTCGACATGGGCGGCACCTCCACGGACATCAGCGTGATCCGCGACGGGCGCTCCGAGGAGACCACCGCCGGGCGGATCGCCGGACAGGACCTCGCCACGCCCATGCTGGCCGTCCACACCCTGGGCGCGGGCGGCGGCACCATCGCCTGGATCGGCAAGGACGGACTCATGAAGGTGGGGCCCCGAAGTGCCGGCGCCGACCCCGGGCCGGCCTGCTACGGCCGGGGCGGCGAGCTTCCGACGGTCACCGACGCCAACCTGCTGCTGGGCGCCCTGGGGGACAGCAGCGCCCTGGGCGGGCGGCTGCGGCTGGACCGGTCCTGCGCCGAGGCGGCCGTGCGCGCGAGCCTGGCCGAGCCCCTCGGTCTCGACGTGGTGCAGGCGGCGGCCGGGATCCTCAGGATCGTCAACAACAACATGGCGGTGGAGCTGAGGCTGGCGCTGCAGTTCCGCGGCGTCGACCCGCGCGGCTTCGTGCTGGTAGCCTTCGGCGGCGCCGGTCCGCTGCACGCCGGCGTGCTGGCGGAGGAGCTCCGGATCCCCGCGGTGCTGGTGCCGCCGAATCCTGGTCTCAACAGCGCTCTGGGGCTGCTCCAGACCCAGGTGCGCCATCTCTACCTGGTATCGGATCTCGGCCTGGTGAGCGACTACGATCCCGCGCGCATGAACCAGCGTTTCGAGGAGTTGCGTCAGCGGGCGGTGGAGGACATCAGGGAAGAGCACTTCGAGCTGTCGGACGCGGTGTTCCGGCGCCAGGTGGACATGCGCTACCTGCACCAGGGGTACGAGCTTTCGGTTGACTGCCCGGACCGCGAGATCATGGAGGCGGACAAGGCCGGGCTCAAGGCGGCCTTCGACGAACTTCACGGCAAGGTGTACGGGCTGAGCGCCAGGGACGAGGACGCCGAGATCGTCACGTTCCGGCTGCTGGCGGAGATCGCGGTGCCGCGGCTCGCGCCGCCGCCCCTGGAAACCGGGGACGCCGGCGTCGAACACGCCGTCATCGGGCGCAGGCCGCTCTTCGACCTGAAGCGTGAAGAGTTCGTGGAGGCGGCGGTGCTGGACCGTGGGCGGCTGCTGGCCGGCAACCGCATCGACGGGCCCGCCGTGATCGAGCAGCTCGACGCCACCACGGTGGTGCCCGAGTCGCAGCATGCCACGGTCGATGCGTTCGGCAACCTCGTGATCGAGAGGGGGGGAAACGATGGCTCTTGA
- a CDS encoding YhdH/YhfP family quinone oxidoreductase translates to MSDPTRFRAMVVSENEDKTFSRAITERSADDLPEGDLLVSVAYSSLNYKDALSASGNKGVTRNFPHTPGIDAAGTVVESAAGDFAKGDDVVLTGFDLGANTDGGFAEYVRVPAAWAVKRPDGLSLKESMVYGTAGFTAALCVLRLQEGGVTPESGDVLVTGATGGVGCLAVAILAQAGYRVVASTGKESEKEFLTGLGAADVISREDADDQSGRPLLRGVWAGVVDTVGGNILATAIKASKYGGVVTCCGNVASVELNTTVFPFILRDVRLVGVATPDCPADIRATLWQKMAGEWKLPNLDAVTIDCSLDELDGHIESILKGGVRGRVVVDLSR, encoded by the coding sequence ATGTCAGACCCGACGCGGTTTCGAGCCATGGTCGTCAGCGAGAACGAGGATAAAACCTTTTCCCGCGCCATCACGGAGAGGTCGGCGGACGACCTGCCGGAAGGCGACCTTCTGGTTTCGGTGGCCTATTCTTCGCTGAACTACAAGGACGCGCTGTCCGCGTCCGGCAACAAGGGGGTGACCCGCAACTTCCCGCACACTCCCGGCATCGACGCCGCGGGCACCGTGGTGGAGAGCGCCGCGGGCGACTTCGCCAAGGGCGACGACGTGGTGCTGACGGGGTTCGATCTGGGCGCCAACACCGACGGGGGCTTTGCCGAGTACGTGCGCGTGCCGGCCGCGTGGGCGGTGAAGCGGCCGGACGGGCTCAGCCTCAAGGAGAGCATGGTGTACGGCACCGCGGGCTTCACCGCGGCCCTGTGCGTGCTGCGGCTCCAGGAGGGCGGGGTCACGCCCGAATCCGGCGACGTGCTGGTCACCGGCGCCACCGGCGGCGTCGGTTGCCTGGCCGTGGCCATCCTCGCCCAGGCGGGCTATCGGGTGGTGGCGTCCACCGGCAAGGAGTCGGAGAAGGAGTTCCTCACGGGCCTGGGCGCGGCCGACGTGATCTCGCGGGAGGACGCGGACGACCAGTCGGGGCGTCCGTTGCTCCGAGGCGTGTGGGCCGGGGTAGTGGACACCGTGGGCGGCAACATTCTCGCCACCGCCATCAAGGCGTCGAAGTACGGCGGCGTGGTCACCTGCTGCGGCAACGTGGCCTCGGTGGAGCTGAACACCACGGTCTTCCCGTTCATCCTGCGGGACGTGCGCCTGGTCGGGGTGGCCACGCCGGACTGTCCCGCGGACATTCGCGCCACCCTGTGGCAGAAAATGGCCGGCGAGTGGAAGCTCCCGAACCTCGACGCCGTCACCATCGACTGCTCCCTGGACGAACTGGACGGCCACATCGAGAGCATTCTCAAGGGCGGCGTGCGCGGCCGCGTGGTGGTGGACCTGTCGCGCTGA